Below is a window of Leptolyngbya subtilissima AS-A7 DNA.
TTCGGCCGCCTCAGATAGTCTCAGCAGCCATTGAGATTTAGCCGCAGCCAGATTTTGTCAAGGGCATAATAGGGAAGCATAGGCCATCTTAAATCGTACCTCTGCCATGGAACCTACCCAGGCTACTAGCGCCATCATCGACGGTCGCTATCGAATTTTGCACCGCCTGGGTCAGGGCAGCAGCGGCACAACCTACGCCGCCGAACGGTTGGCCACAGGTCAGACCATCGCCCTCAAAGAACTTTCCCTGCGCGGCCTGCAAGATTGGAAGAAGATTGAGCTGTTCGAGCGCGAGGCCCACATTCTCAAAACCCTCAATCACCCCGCGATCCCTCAATACATCGACTTTTTTCAGGTTGATACTCCTGACAACCGCTGGTTTTATCTGGCCCAAGACCTGGCCGAGGGCACCTCTCTGGCCGACTGGATTGAGGCGGGCGGCTGGGTCGATGAAGCCGAGGCCCGCCGCATCGCTATCGCCGTTTTAGACGTGCTGATCTATCTGCATGGTCTCAACCCACCCGTTATTCACCGCGACCTAAAGCCGCAGAACATCATTCGTCGCGACGACGGCCACATTTACCTAGTCGACTTTGGCGCAGTGCAGACGGTTTATCGCGATAGCCTCCGTCAGGGCAGTACGGTGGTCGGCACCTACGGCTATATGGCCCCCGAGCAGTTTCGCGGTCAGGCCGTGCCCGCCACCGATCTCTATAGCTTAGGGGCAACGCTGCTGTTCTTGCTTACCCACCAGTCGCCCGCCGATCTGCCCCAGGAGCGGCTGCGCATCAACTTTCGCCCCTACGTGGCGGTGTCTGCCGCGTTTGCCAACTGGCTCGACCAGCTGCTTGACCCCTTAGTCGAAGACCGCTTTGCTTCGGCACAAGTGGCCCTCGCGGCCCTGACTCAGCCCGCCCCACCCGCCTCACCCGCTCTGCGCCGGTTGGCCCCGCGCCCCCCAGTGGGCACCCGCGTGCAGGTACAAACGTCGCCAACTGAGCTGTCTATCTATATTCCACCGCCGGGTCTGCGGGGTGAAACCGCAGGCATTGGCCTATTTGGTCTGTTTTGGAACGGTTTTGTGCTGGTCTGGACAATTGGGGCCGTTACCGGCGGCGGGTCGCTGCTGTTTGGCCTAATTGCTATTCCCTTTTGGGTGGCCGGCTTTAGCATGATTAGCGGCGTGGTCAATGCCCTGTTAGCCCACGTGCATCTGCGCATCGATCGCCAGCAATTTTCTCTCACCCGCCGCATGCTGGGTCGCACCCGCCGAATTGAAGGCTATACCGCCGACCTAGCGAAGGTAGAATTGCAAACCGCCTACACCCAAAACGATCGCCCCGTGCATACGATCGCCCTGCTGGAAGGCATCAACCAGCACAAGTTTGGCACTCCCCTGCAAACAGTCGAAAAAGTCTGGCTGGTGGACGAAATCGAGGCATTTATCAGGTCGTCTAAGGGCGATCGTTAAAGTTTTCTATCGTATTCAATTCCTCAGCATTAAGGAGTAAGCTTTCAGGGACGCACAGAATTTCTTGAGATACGCAGATTGCTTATTCATTGGGAATGGAGTCTTTCACGAATTTGGTCAATCCTTTCCTTCAATTGTTTATTGCCCCAATCGATCTCAATTCTATAAGACTTATCATGATTTGCAACATATAATTTCTCATGCTCTGCAAGCGGATTGAAACACTCTTCTAAATCTTGAGAAATAAGCGCGAACAATTCGCCTGATTCTGTAACGACAAACTCTAATTCACTAGAAGGCATACGTAATGGATCAGAGCTTGAGAAAGATGTTTTCAACCGAATCATCATTAAATTTGCTGTAACTAAGGAGCCATAGTTCTTTTTGTCGAACGTGGAATTCTTAAAAATTTTGTGCACGGTCAAGATAGAAGAGCCCCAGTATGATTTGCAAAAGAAATGAAAATCTTGCATGGATGCAAGATTTAGCGCTGACGACAAAGCGACAAACTCCCTCTCCTCAAGCTTGCCGACAATGTAGCAAGAGAAGATTTTTGCAAATAAATCGGATTTTGTGAAATCATCAAATTTATCAATTTTTAGAAAAATTGAATTATAAAGATTGTCTCTTTTGGCTTGGTCTTTTTTTATCTCCTTTGAAAACAACAATCTCTCTTCTTGGGTGGTTTTATTGTTGACTGTTTTAATAAATCTTTCAGCTTTTTTCAGGAAAATAATATCGGGAATAGATCTTGCTGCCTTAGCAATCTTCCAAAGCATTCCTGCCATAGGTATCTCTTGAAAAAGTTCGCTTTCTGTTAGAAGATCAATTGCGGTATCAATGCTGTCAGCACCAAGCTCAATTAGATTTTCTTTGGCTTCGTCATTCGCACTCATCTCACTTTGCTCTCTAACATTTGTTTTGTCATAAAATATTTAAATTTGATTAGAAGAAAAAATGCATTAATCCAATTTTTTGGCGTAATATTCTGCTTTTGAACATTTAAAGGTAAGTCGAATTAAAAAATATGTTGATAGTGCTATTCCCTGATAAGGTAATGGTAAATATCCCGAATTAGCTACTATCTCAAGGTGTACTATGACACCAGAAGAGCGTGCTGACGGGAATGGTTCGACGCGCACTTGTATGCATAATACACTCTGTCAATAGGTGGGATGACTTGCTTGAGACTTTCACTTTATTCTCTTGCAAGAGAGCATAGCAAGATTGCTCATTTGACGCCTGCTCATATCAAAAAGTAACTCGTGAGATAAGATTTGACTTCGCAAGAAAATGATCGCATTTCCCTAATTACCGGCCCGGCGCGATCGGGCAAAAGCGAATGGGCCGAATCCCTGGCCGCAAACTCTGGCCAATCGGTGATTTACATCGCCACCTCTAACGTTGACCCAGCGGATTTGGACTGGCAAAAGCGGGTAGAATTGCACCGCGATCGCCGTCCCGCCCACTGGCAGCTGCAAGAAGTGCCCGTCGCTTTACCCGAAGCTATCCTGGCCGCCACCGCCCAGGACTGCCTGCTGATCGAATCCCTCGGCACCTGGCTGGCCAATCTGCTAGAGCAAGACGACGCCACCTGGCAGGCCACTATAAATTCACTGGTCGAAAGCCTGCGGCAAACTCCCAGCACCGTGGTTCTAGTTTCCGAAGAAACCGGCTGGGGCGTGGTGCCCGCCTACCCAATCGGGCGGCTGTTTCGCGATCGCCTCGGCACCCTCACCCGCCGGGTCGGCACCGTCGCTGACGCAGTGTACCTAGTTATCGCTGGCTATGCGGTCGATGTGAAGGCGCTGGGTAGGGGGGTGGGAGAGTAGGAGAGTGGGAGGGTAGGGGGTGGGAGGGCAAGGCCGATTCGTTTACCCATCACCCCATTACCCCATCACTCCCCTACACCCCTACACCTCAATCCCCTCCATCTCATACCCCTTCCAATCGCCGTCGTACTTCTCGGCCACCAAAGGGGTGACCGTCAACTTGGGTGGGGTTCCCGCAGCTACATTGACCCGCAGTCCTGAGTAGGGGCGCTTAAGGCGACTGCGGCTACCACCGCGGCCCAGGTAGAGGTGAGATTTGGCCACGGCGCGGGTGCCGTTGTTATCGTCTTCCGTTAGCTCAGGGCCTTCTTTTCGCTGGCGACGTAGGCTGTAGCCGCTGCCGCCGCAGATCACCCAGGGAATGTTGGCATCGCCGTGACCGGTGTCGCCCGTGCGCACGTAGTCGAGGCAGTGAGCATGGCCATTGAGCACCAGATCGACCAGGGGGCGGTCTTTGGAAATGTCGGCCACTTCGGCGGCGACGGCATCGAGCACTTGGCGAATGTGATGGCGCACCGCTAGGGTTTGCCCCTGGTCCCACTTGGTGGCCTCGGTGACGTAGGGCGGGTGGTGAAAGAACAGCACGCGCCCGCGCACCGCTGGGTTTTGCCAGGAGGCAATTAGGCGATCGCGCAGCCAGTAAAGCTGTTCCGTATCCACCGTTTGCAGGCGAGAGCTGTTGAGCTGCTTGGTGATGTCGTTGATCTGCTCATCGATCGCTTCAATGCGCTCCGTGCGTTCTTCTTGCTCGTCTTCATCGGTGGGAGTCAGCGCCCCAATGCCCGCCTGCCGCAGGAGTTCATCTTTCTTGGCTTCGAGTAGCTGACATTGCTGCTGCAACTCCTTACGACCGGCTTCGCCATTGGCCATAGGCAACGGCTGGTTGAAGGTGTTGGAATCGAGGGCAAAAAAGTCGATGCCGCCGTAGCGAAAGGTGTAGTAGCGGTTGGGCAACCGGGTAAATTCGCCAGGGCGGTAGGTCAGCGCCCGCGCGTCGTCGAGCTTGCTGCTGTAGTGGGTATCTAAATGCGCCCCCAGCCCAGTCTCAGGCACCGCCTTTAGATAGTCTAAGAAGGCTCTGGCATAGGCGTCTCCCCGGTTAGAGCCGCGCCAGCTCACATCTAGATCGAGGTAAGAGCGCAGGGCATAGCGCAGCGGCCCGCTAATGCCCGACAGCAGCCCTACCACACTACGCAGATCGTAATAGTCGTGGTTGCCCAGGACAGGAAGAATTGGCCGCTTAAACACCATGCGATCGTAGGCAATCTTGCGGTAGTCATCGCCCCCCATCAGCCACTCCTGGTAGGGCTTGATGAAGTTTGAGCGATACTGATCGCGCGACCCCACCAGATACACCACATCGCCGGTGTGCAGTGTGAACCGGGCCGAGTCAAGGTGTTTCAACAGTTGCTCGGCCACCTGCCGCTGGGGGCTGCCGCTGCGGTGCCGCCCGGTGCCGCTGTCGCCCACCACTAAAAACGAGAATGTTTCGTCCTCGGCGCTCGGCTCGTCAATCACCAGGCTGGTTTGGTCAATGCCTCGCTCGGCAATCTGGCGGTGCTGCCACCGCACTCGCTGCTGCATCCGCTCAATTTTGGTTTCGATGGAAGGCTCAGTGACCAGTTTTGGAGGCATGGTGCTTTGGTGCGGTGGGTGGGCGGTGTGTAGAATAACCCCGTAGCTTGAATCTCGCTAGACCAGCGAAACAGCAGCCACTATGGGCCTTTATAACGACAGAATTCTGCCTTACCTGATCGAGCTTTCCATGGCCGATTCTATCCTGGGTTCTTATCGGCGGGATGTATTGGCCGATGTGAGTGGCGACGTGCTCGAAATTGGCTTTGGCACGGGGTTAAATTTGCCATACTACCCCGACCAGGTGCGCCAGATCGTCACCGTGGATCCTAACCCTGGGGTGCATCGTTTGGCCCAACAGCGCATCAATGCCTCACCTATCACGGTAGACCATCGCATGCTCAGCGGCGAAGCACTACCGATGGCTGACCACAGCTTTGACAGCGTCGTCAGCACTTTCACCCTGTGCAGCATTCCCAAAATTGAGCAGGCGCTGGCCGAAATCTATCGGGTGCTGAAGCCCGGTGGTCGCTTCTTTTTTGTCGAGCACGGCCTCAGTGATGAACCCTCGATTCAAGCCTGGCAGCATCGCCTGACGCCGCTGCAAAAGCGCATTGCCGGCGGATGTCACTTTGACCGCGACATGGGTCAGCTGATCGAGCAGCAGTTTGACCAGGTTGAACTAGAAGCCGCCTACGCCAAGCAGGTGCCCAAGGTAGCTGGATATTTCTATCGAGGTGTGGCGATTAAGCAGTAGCGATCGCGGCTACTGAGTATTCCTGGCACTATGCCATTAGTCGTAGGTACCGTTAGGCTAATAAGCACACCCAGCCATCAGTACCCTCAGCCCATTCCCAACTGCACCCGCCCGAAGCTATCCCCTAGAAGACTCTGCTTGCTATGGCCACCCGCCTCTGGAACTTTCTCACCACCGACCCCGACCTGGCTTCGCCAGAGACCGCCGATAGAGCGGCCGATGCCGCCGATGCCGTGCTGGGCCTGGCTGAGGTGCTAAAGGAAAAAAGTCCTAATCTGCGGCGAGTAGCTTCTTTGGTGAGCCAGCTTGACTCGCTATTGGAGGCGATCAATGCCCCCTTGGGCAAGCTCATCGGCGCAACGCTACCTTTTGTTCCCATCAGTACCGGGCTGCTGAAGGTCTACGGCGAGACTACAAAAAAAGAGCCGACCCTGGCTCAGTCGGTAGCCCTAATCAGTCAGGCGGCCTATTTGGAAAGTTTGCGAGAATTTGTCAAGCAGCACCCCAAAATCGAGCAGTGGCTGATTGCCAAAGACGGCACCCCCCAGGCTAGAACTATCACCCTCCCCGTTAAAGCGCTGGGCATTTTTGAGCTGACGGAGCAAGAAGCTCGCCTCGCTACCCTGCATTTCCATCAGTCAGCTTTGGCCGGAGTGTTCAACAGTGCGCTCCAGGCCCGATTGGTACAGTTGGGGACAACCCCTGAGCAAGCCGATCGCATTACCAAAGTTGTGGCCAAAAACACGAATCGACACATGAAAACGGCGATCGCCGACGTCGGCGACTCACTTAAGCATCAGCTGGACGGCGATCGCCTATAGGATACTGAGCTGCTGGTCAATACTTCGAGTAAAGCCGTAATATCCTACGATCAGCAACGCACTGCTGTTGCTAGATCAAGAAGTTTTTCCACTGCTAGAGACCAAAGCGAGGGCCGCCATTGATCATCTACCTCAAGCTTTTGGTCACCATGGTGCTGTGGGGCGGCACTTTCATCGCTGGGAGGCTAGTGGTGCAGGATATGGGGGCCTTTGCGGCGGCCTTCTGTCGCTTTGCGATCGCTTTCCTCGCCCTCATGGTGCTCACCTACACCGTCGAGGGCAGCCTCCCTAAACCACCCCGAAAACTGTGGCTGCCCATCGCCCTGCTGGGGTTAACTGGCATCTTTGCCTACAATGTGTTTTTCTTCTCGGGGCTCAAAACCGTTGAGGCGGGGCGAGCGGCGCTGATTATTGCGCTCAACCCGGTGGCGATCGCCTTGGGGGCCGCCCTTTTCTTCAAAGACCTGCTCAGCCGCGTCAAGCTATTGGGCATTGGCCTCTCGCTGCTGGGCGCAGCGGTGGTGATTAGTGACGGCGACCCAGTTCGTCTGCTGCGGGGGGATGTGGGCATTGGTGAACTGTTTATGCTCGGCTGCGTAGTCAGCTGGATGGGCTACAGCCTGCTGGGCAAAACTGTGATGCAAGAACTTTCCCCATTCGTGGCGACCACCTACGCCTGTGGGGTAGGGACGCTGTTGCTGCTGGGGCCAGCGCTGAAAGAGGGATTGGGAGACGCGATCGCCAGCGCATCTCTCACCACCTGGGGCGGACTGCTTTACCTAGGCCTGCTCGGCTCGGCGGTGGGCTTTACCTGGTACTACGAT
It encodes the following:
- the cobU gene encoding bifunctional adenosylcobinamide kinase/adenosylcobinamide-phosphate guanylyltransferase, with translation MTSQENDRISLITGPARSGKSEWAESLAANSGQSVIYIATSNVDPADLDWQKRVELHRDRRPAHWQLQEVPVALPEAILAATAQDCLLIESLGTWLANLLEQDDATWQATINSLVESLRQTPSTVVLVSEETGWGVVPAYPIGRLFRDRLGTLTRRVGTVADAVYLVIAGYAVDVKALGRGVGE
- a CDS encoding serine/threonine protein kinase, yielding MEPTQATSAIIDGRYRILHRLGQGSSGTTYAAERLATGQTIALKELSLRGLQDWKKIELFEREAHILKTLNHPAIPQYIDFFQVDTPDNRWFYLAQDLAEGTSLADWIEAGGWVDEAEARRIAIAVLDVLIYLHGLNPPVIHRDLKPQNIIRRDDGHIYLVDFGAVQTVYRDSLRQGSTVVGTYGYMAPEQFRGQAVPATDLYSLGATLLFLLTHQSPADLPQERLRINFRPYVAVSAAFANWLDQLLDPLVEDRFASAQVALAALTQPAPPASPALRRLAPRPPVGTRVQVQTSPTELSIYIPPPGLRGETAGIGLFGLFWNGFVLVWTIGAVTGGGSLLFGLIAIPFWVAGFSMISGVVNALLAHVHLRIDRQQFSLTRRMLGRTRRIEGYTADLAKVELQTAYTQNDRPVHTIALLEGINQHKFGTPLQTVEKVWLVDEIEAFIRSSKGDR
- a CDS encoding class I SAM-dependent methyltransferase; amino-acid sequence: MADSILGSYRRDVLADVSGDVLEIGFGTGLNLPYYPDQVRQIVTVDPNPGVHRLAQQRINASPITVDHRMLSGEALPMADHSFDSVVSTFTLCSIPKIEQALAEIYRVLKPGGRFFFVEHGLSDEPSIQAWQHRLTPLQKRIAGGCHFDRDMGQLIEQQFDQVELEAAYAKQVPKVAGYFYRGVAIKQ
- a CDS encoding metallophosphoesterase family protein, which gives rise to MPPKLVTEPSIETKIERMQQRVRWQHRQIAERGIDQTSLVIDEPSAEDETFSFLVVGDSGTGRHRSGSPQRQVAEQLLKHLDSARFTLHTGDVVYLVGSRDQYRSNFIKPYQEWLMGGDDYRKIAYDRMVFKRPILPVLGNHDYYDLRSVVGLLSGISGPLRYALRSYLDLDVSWRGSNRGDAYARAFLDYLKAVPETGLGAHLDTHYSSKLDDARALTYRPGEFTRLPNRYYTFRYGGIDFFALDSNTFNQPLPMANGEAGRKELQQQCQLLEAKKDELLRQAGIGALTPTDEDEQEERTERIEAIDEQINDITKQLNSSRLQTVDTEQLYWLRDRLIASWQNPAVRGRVLFFHHPPYVTEATKWDQGQTLAVRHHIRQVLDAVAAEVADISKDRPLVDLVLNGHAHCLDYVRTGDTGHGDANIPWVICGGSGYSLRRQRKEGPELTEDDNNGTRAVAKSHLYLGRGGSRSRLKRPYSGLRVNVAAGTPPKLTVTPLVAEKYDGDWKGYEMEGIEV
- a CDS encoding DMT family transporter → MIIYLKLLVTMVLWGGTFIAGRLVVQDMGAFAAAFCRFAIAFLALMVLTYTVEGSLPKPPRKLWLPIALLGLTGIFAYNVFFFSGLKTVEAGRAALIIALNPVAIALGAALFFKDLLSRVKLLGIGLSLLGAAVVISDGDPVRLLRGDVGIGELFMLGCVVSWMGYSLLGKTVMQELSPFVATTYACGVGTLLLLGPALKEGLGDAIASASLTTWGGLLYLGLLGSAVGFTWYYDGVRQLGPARAGVFINLVPVFAIALAALLLQETPTSSLLLGGSLVIAGVVITNREGKRMKM